A region of the Parasteatoda tepidariorum isolate YZ-2023 chromosome 7, CAS_Ptep_4.0, whole genome shotgun sequence genome:
tgagGGCCATCCTTggtgggataaaaataaataattcctggaGAAGACGATATAATACTGAACTGTATGAAATATACNaataataataatttttatttagtgctTATAatctgcaagtaaatagaactgataaaataagttcaaaaaatatagaGACATCaaagaaaaagctaaaaaatatatcgtataaataaataattcataagtaataataataacaatgaagtaataaataagtaataaattaagttaattaaaagcgTTCGCAGTTGAAGGATATTACTTACAGCACGAATACAAAATTCTGTAATaagcagataaaaaaataaatatcatccATATACGgagaaatatttcagattaaattaCAAGACtctaaggtaaaaaataaataaataaatgaaaacataatttaggttggaaaaaatcagaatatgtggtatttaaaccatttgatattttaaaaattcatttggtagcggttaatcaaaattataattcctcCCACGCATGTagttaaaaagtacaaaactgagTTATACATTCATTCGAATAAATGGTTTGAATGCATTGCTCTAAAGGCATCCTGTTAAATATGTTTAGTTTAgtcatatttaccaaattttacatactGCGAAACTACACTTACTGCAAAaccatatttattgttaattttactaaaataccAAAACTCTCCTGCAAACTTCATGTTTTAGGTGTTCCCGTAGATCAAGGAACACAGTAAATTATACCATTTtctagttttaaccatacttttttcgctgcttgtacttttgaaactttgacggtttgtagattttaaatctttgtgtCTAAAAGAAGCAAAGATTAACcataaatttaacaaagattaaaaataatttaatcaaaagatTAAGAATAGTTTTATCCAAAGGTAACGGATAACTTTAACAATCAACCAGGCACAAATTTATACGAGTTCACCTTTACTCTATAAATTACGTTAGAGTAACGGAACTTCAGACGAAACGTGTATTTGATTTGTcatgttgttttaaaaactcttctattggaaattattcataataaaatataaaaaaatattataaaataaattaaaatatatataataaattaaaatatataataataaataaacattttactgGATCTTACCGAAGGAAATTCTCATTCCGCAACTTAGGATTGGTGCAATTGTACTTGGTAACATAATAATGTGGATTTTCTACAGCAGAGCAGTTGAAATTAGGTTTACAAAGATCTAGAAAGTTTGGACGAAGCCTTcctactaaatattttataaaagcagcCGCCAACTCTGACATGATGAGGCCGTAGAGGAATACACCACCGAAGATGTAGATTTGCTGAATCACGTAAGGAACTttaaatcgaaagaaaaatatctttttcccTTCAGGTTCATTAACTGTAAATTTTCTAACCACTTCTGTTATGCAGATCTACaacgtaaatatatttttagacaaaaaagacagaaattaattattttatgtgtcaagcaaaaaataacagtaTGCTGCAAATAagaaatgctatttaaaatgaccacaaatcatttttttttttttaaatattacaagactcttaataaaactaagtacaaaatgtattaataattttgataattaataatgtgCATAATGTAtgaataatacatatatattcatGGAATATATCCATTCcatcataattatattaatgaaacaCTTTTAATGTTCGCAAAGATTTTACAAGTATCATACGGATAAAAGCCTTGttgatccaaaaataatttcaagcaaaaaataactattaataactttttttttaaaatttccaatgaactgcacaatcggtcttgccgatgagcagacctagtgtaTTCTTCAgtggtggtatccactctttcaggaccaccacaatgggtgagataccgttggtcatgttaatttggacgtctagtttctgccacactagatatCAGCACcaagactctatttggatgctaaagtgcactaggaatttaattttgcagagATGAAGTTTGACATTGCCGATAAATACTATTGCCACATTGGTGCCCTCatacgtgatgtgaacacgcctaccttgtcagaaactcccacttcgatcTGAGTACTCCTTTCTGGACAATAACGCCCACTTTGATCTGAACACGCCTttttcgatggatggtccacattgaacagttgacttgctacttgtgacagtgacattatccacctccttgtgctgttgctactcagtctcgattaCGCATAACGTACAACTTATTCACTcaactgctaaaggcaacacaggagtaACTACTACCGTGAACTTAACACAGCTCTCACAGTCAGCGCttaaaaagtacggtgatcttcatacagctctcccggattctcacaaaacagcattaaatcaactagtggtatccgttcatcaaattctatcacggatataattctggtggagGAGTTCTGttgcgtatctaccactacaaatatacaattctaattcattagtatataagacatgttaactcgattctatggtggggtactTTTACATAGATGACATTGATGACATGATgtaggttgacattgtcgatagcTACCATCACCATCgccacaatttaaaataaccttattttaagtaaacataaacatttatttgcttCACAACAGTAAACTTgtcaaattatttctaattaaagttataaataagaaataataaaaaaaaaattcctacctttaataatcagtaaatacatgaattttttaaataggagaaaaaaagtttcgtaAAGACATGACGAAAAAATGAAACTCATAAAATtaggttatatttttttcctcaatacaTATTTAGCGAACCACATTCCCCGATTTAGTTTATTGCTCTCAGATTTTCTAAGTCAAATATCCAgataagttagaaaaaaagaagtaaattttttaagagaaagtatttttttttaaaagaaagtattatttttaacagatattattatttttcttagctttTGCAACTTAACCATTAAGCTTGCAATTTAGTtcatgaaactttaaatattagttattcataATGATTCGTTAAGCTATAAGTGATACGGTTAGCAATTGGAGTTAATAAATTTCACCTAAGTTAGCGTAAGTCTGAAGAACTAAATTGTAAAGTTATGTAAATTGTAATTGCAGGAAATACTTGCAGGTTAGGTAACTAGGTAAATTGTAATTGCAGTGtctgaaatgagaaaaataaaataaaaatgcaccctTATCACAATGCaccataatcaaaaataatgcttacaataatttaatgggttattttattaaatgaactaattcttttgtgaaaacattatttaatatttttttatggttcaTAAGCTTTGTCGTCTAAATTtcatatagtatatatatatatttctcaaacGAAGCATAAATTGCTCATATAACTGAAGAATTTAAACTCACAATAGATAAAGGAGCTGAAACGCAAAATCCCCAAAGCACTCCAGTAGTAACGGAGCTTGGTTTTGCAGGATACATTATGTCCTCGTCGTCGCAAAAGAAGCCTCGTCTTACTGGTGTCACATTACGCCATAGTACAGGTATTATACCACCACCTGTAAAGAAATGTTAGTTAAACTATGGAACACTGTTTTCATTGACATAGATCTCCATACTATTAATTGTTATCCATATTAAATCTGGAAtgcaattttagttaataactATTGCTTCGTAAAAGATcccaagtaaaataaaaatggacaCCGTCCATAAACTGAATTTCGAGATcaacatttcgctaaaattgCGGATCTAACGTCATAATTGAGAGAATAACGTCATAATAGAATTACACACAGGCCATCTGTATTACCCACACTATTTAGGATGATAGATAGGCATTAAGCATCCACTGAGAATCAAACCCCACCTAAAATAGCCTACCCCgtggcgatttttttaaatctcgctTATCAAGTTTATGAAATCTCGCCAAATTAGGTTTGCAGAAGATATTTCAGGGAGATTATTTTGAACATCCAATCATACCACGATCACACAGCCGAAATTCTTACACCTGATAGGTTGTTATATGATATGTATACCTAAGCGAAAGTTAGATTTCGTTAGGAAAGAGGTAAAAGGGTGATTTTTTTCCCGTCATTTATGCTTCTGATCTCTTGCTATTAGAATCATcgttgttatttcattttttaactgttatttcaattcttatctttattatttcatttattaccgctattttttcttttaatatttttgcgcGGTACCGATTAAAAATGGCGAagtattataataagtttttaataattcaattcttttttatgtaatcAAAAAGCAACGCTGATTACTAGTAATAAACGCCAACTTGGTGAGATTTCAAGAAGTTGCCAAGAGGTGGACTATTCTgagattcccccccc
Encoded here:
- the LOC107439322 gene encoding putative phosphatidate phosphatase; protein product: MANPAEEIEENEGEEKNVALPVLLDCLFFFTCGGIIPVLWRNVTPVRRGFFCDDEDIMYPAKPSSVTTGVLWGFCVSAPLSIICITEVVRKFTVNEPEGKKIFFFRFKVPYVIQQIYIFGGVFLYGLIMSELAAAFIKYLVGRLRPNFLDLCKPNFNCSAVENPHYYVTKYNCTNPKLRNENFLRMSFPSGHSALVNFAMLYTVFYLAKKVTFSRYSVLAKPLLLGMLLMPSGYVSFSRVSDNWHHWDDILAGFLIAFFICIYCIFCMTDLYVKKKPAHPNMDNIRYVIPHVHEQTRKTAPV